The following proteins are co-located in the Spirosoma montaniterrae genome:
- a CDS encoding PVC-type heme-binding CxxCH protein, with protein sequence MKSSRSSFTKRPAGVVALSAAGLLAGSLLIGAYQNRNLNAASGTYLNALFAQLTDDDKRDPKYAVGSLNVAPGLEATLFAAEPMLTNPTNIDVDARGRVWVCEAYNYRPAINGNPVRKEGDRIVILEDTNGDGKADVSKVFYQDPSIESPLGIWVQGNRVIVSDSPNVWILTDDNGDDKADRKELLFTGIGGEQHDHGMHTFVFGPDGKWYFNFGNSGEQLLDKDRNPIVDVASGKVINKENFKQGMVFRCDPDGKNVEVLGHNFRNNYEVAVDSYGTLWQSDNDDDGNKGVRINYVMEYGNYGYTDELTGAGWQANRTNLEAEIPKRHWHLNDPGSVPNLLQTGAGSPTGIIVYEGNLLPELFRNQVIHCDAGPNVVRSYPVQNAGAGYKAEIVNVLEGARDQWFRPADVCVAPDGSLIIADWYDPGVGGHQAGDQNRGRVYRVAPPNTAYKMPKVDVSSVGGALTALQSPNMNIRYAGWQALRGMGVKAEKPLAKFYKSSADPRMQARALWLLSKLDNGQKYVDAALKSADANLRITALRAARQLAPLPQGGGAGGGVTATIAAVKQLVNDADAQVRRECAIALRRSTSAEAPGLWAQLATKHDGQDRWYLEALGIGAEGNWDSYYAAYVKQNDPLASAGGRDIVWRARTKESVPMLAKLAGDNSQSLDQRLRYFRAFDFNPGATEKSNALLAILQANSGQTDVTKLALRHLDPGFVKTSTVATSALNKLMTEVYGTREYMELVSRYEPASENERLRKLAIDKYNDGMGRDAARQLLKQGGSAMIWETVNQQSDASADTDAAQRMLTSLSRVGNKESLNMLKTVALDEKRPVALRREATRSLGGSWDGEEMVIALLKSGTITGDYKAAAVQGVSGAWRKSIRQEAASYLDGGSTTATKKLPPMPELLAMNGDAAKGVNVFKTNCGICHQVNGEGMDFGPKLSEIGSKLPKEGQYLAILHPDAGISFGYEGWEVKFKDGSTMSGIVASKTETDLQMKFPGGVVQNYKMADVVSMKKMDSSMMPSGLQDAMSTQELVDLVEYLASLKKK encoded by the coding sequence ATGAAATCCTCCCGTTCTTCTTTTACGAAACGACCTGCGGGCGTAGTTGCCCTTTCGGCGGCTGGCTTGCTGGCGGGCAGTCTGCTCATCGGAGCCTATCAGAACCGCAACCTCAACGCGGCATCGGGTACGTACCTGAACGCACTGTTCGCGCAACTAACCGACGACGACAAGCGCGACCCCAAGTATGCCGTGGGTAGCCTGAACGTAGCACCCGGTCTCGAAGCCACGCTTTTCGCTGCCGAACCGATGCTGACCAACCCCACCAACATCGACGTAGATGCGCGGGGGCGCGTGTGGGTCTGCGAAGCCTACAACTACCGCCCCGCCATCAACGGCAACCCCGTTCGGAAAGAAGGCGACCGCATCGTGATTCTGGAAGATACCAACGGCGATGGCAAAGCCGATGTCAGCAAGGTGTTTTACCAGGACCCCAGCATCGAGTCGCCGTTGGGAATCTGGGTGCAGGGCAATCGCGTTATCGTCTCCGACAGCCCCAACGTGTGGATACTGACCGACGACAATGGCGACGACAAAGCCGACCGGAAAGAGTTGCTATTCACCGGCATCGGGGGCGAACAGCACGACCACGGGATGCATACGTTTGTATTCGGACCCGATGGCAAGTGGTACTTCAACTTCGGCAACTCCGGCGAACAGTTGCTCGACAAAGATCGTAACCCCATCGTTGACGTAGCGAGTGGCAAGGTTATCAACAAAGAAAATTTCAAGCAGGGCATGGTGTTCCGCTGCGACCCCGACGGCAAAAACGTGGAGGTGCTGGGTCATAACTTCCGCAACAACTACGAAGTGGCCGTTGACTCCTACGGCACACTGTGGCAGAGCGACAATGACGACGATGGAAACAAGGGCGTTCGTATCAATTATGTGATGGAATATGGCAACTACGGCTACACCGATGAACTAACCGGTGCAGGCTGGCAAGCCAATCGTACCAACCTCGAAGCCGAAATTCCGAAACGCCACTGGCATCTCAACGACCCTGGCTCGGTGCCAAATCTGCTGCAAACGGGTGCCGGTTCGCCCACGGGCATTATTGTATACGAAGGCAACCTGCTTCCCGAACTGTTCCGAAATCAGGTAATCCACTGCGATGCAGGGCCAAACGTAGTGCGGTCGTACCCGGTGCAGAACGCCGGAGCAGGCTACAAAGCTGAGATTGTGAATGTGCTGGAAGGTGCCCGCGATCAGTGGTTCCGGCCCGCCGACGTATGCGTGGCTCCCGATGGTTCGTTGATTATTGCCGACTGGTACGACCCCGGCGTGGGCGGGCATCAGGCTGGCGACCAGAACCGGGGCCGCGTCTACCGCGTTGCTCCGCCAAATACGGCCTATAAAATGCCAAAAGTCGACGTGTCGAGCGTTGGAGGTGCATTAACGGCCCTGCAAAGCCCGAACATGAACATCCGGTATGCAGGCTGGCAGGCGTTGCGGGGTATGGGCGTGAAAGCTGAAAAGCCCCTCGCCAAGTTCTACAAAAGCAGTGCTGACCCAAGAATGCAGGCCCGTGCCCTGTGGCTCCTGAGCAAGTTAGACAACGGCCAGAAATACGTTGACGCAGCCCTGAAAAGTGCCGATGCCAATCTGCGCATTACGGCCTTACGGGCGGCCCGGCAGTTAGCTCCCCTCCCGCAAGGGGGAGGGGCTGGGGGTGGGGTTACGGCAACGATTGCGGCTGTTAAACAGTTGGTGAACGATGCCGACGCTCAGGTACGCCGGGAGTGCGCCATTGCGCTGCGCCGGAGCACGTCTGCCGAAGCCCCCGGCCTTTGGGCGCAACTGGCGACGAAACACGACGGGCAGGACCGCTGGTATCTGGAAGCCCTCGGCATTGGAGCTGAAGGCAATTGGGACAGCTACTATGCCGCTTATGTGAAACAAAACGACCCGCTGGCGTCTGCCGGTGGTCGCGATATTGTGTGGCGGGCGCGCACGAAAGAATCGGTGCCGATGCTGGCGAAATTAGCGGGCGACAACAGCCAATCGCTTGATCAGCGTTTGCGCTACTTCCGGGCGTTCGATTTTAACCCCGGTGCTACCGAGAAGTCGAACGCGCTGCTGGCAATTCTGCAAGCTAACAGCGGGCAGACGGATGTTACTAAACTGGCCCTGCGCCACCTCGACCCCGGCTTTGTGAAAACCTCGACTGTGGCAACCAGCGCACTCAATAAGCTGATGACGGAGGTTTACGGCACCCGCGAGTACATGGAACTGGTGAGCCGATACGAACCCGCATCAGAAAACGAGCGGCTGCGGAAATTAGCCATCGACAAATACAACGACGGTATGGGCCGCGATGCTGCCCGGCAGTTGCTGAAACAGGGCGGTAGCGCGATGATTTGGGAAACAGTGAACCAACAGTCCGACGCATCGGCAGACACCGACGCAGCCCAGCGGATGCTAACCTCACTCTCACGCGTTGGCAACAAAGAATCGCTCAATATGCTGAAAACGGTAGCTCTCGACGAGAAACGGCCCGTTGCCCTTCGGCGCGAAGCAACCCGCTCGCTGGGTGGTAGCTGGGATGGCGAAGAAATGGTGATTGCACTGTTGAAATCGGGTACGATCACGGGCGATTACAAAGCGGCTGCCGTTCAGGGCGTGAGCGGAGCCTGGCGCAAGAGCATCCGGCAGGAAGCGGCCAGCTACCTCGATGGTGGTTCGACCACAGCCACTAAAAAACTACCGCCCATGCCCGAACTGCTGGCGATGAACGGCGACGCGGCCAAAGGTGTCAATGTGTTTAAAACCAACTGTGGCATATGTCATCAGGTAAACGGCGAAGGCATGGATTTTGGCCCGAAACTCTCGGAAATTGGCTCGAAGCTGCCGAAAGAAGGCCAGTATTTAGCTATTCTGCATCCCGATGCGGGCATCAGTTTCGGTTACGAAGGCTGGGAGGTGAAGTTTAAAGACGGCAGTACGATGTCGGGTATTGTTGCCAGCAAAACCGAAACCGACCTCCAGATGAAGTTTCCCGGTGGCGTGGTGCAGAACTACAAAATGGCCGACGTGGTGTCGATGAAGAAAATGGACAGTTCCATGATGCCATCGGGTTTGCAGGATGCCATGAGTACGCAGGAATTGGTCGATTTGGTGGAGTATCTGGCGAGTTTGAAGAAAAAATAA
- a CDS encoding DUF5060 domain-containing protein yields the protein MKYLYKDIVHLFFLLHHRLFLVHTVRLLLFLLAPTLLFAQRPQFSFGPDRVEVNRYAEITMKLPPFRSGNPFTDVPFSGKFVNEQGDTTRVQGFCDAQDGSLHRLRFMPTKSGPYRFIISAEVNKRPFTYAGSFTAVYAGHRGMIRVDKQHPAHFVYDGTSEHYFWNSTTAYWLMGWRDEQTIREAIDRLARLKINRMRVVINGRQDDGKRWAEPWVKESRNFTYKLNPWVAQDPESLDTPGFDVTRFNVAHWQRMDRMLAYARDKGINVSIIFYVDGLEHGSDPFKKVNMGSPDEQRYYQYAVNRFAAFPNVMWDITNEYHLFRNEAWAETMGKFLRDADPYDHLTSIHGNADFPFRAANWVDFVMFQNWDECGGYYAMLQNRDRQAKTGVIKPQINEEYGYEDHYPEWGCGPLGKRVAPARDAKSRTRLAWEITMAGGYQTTGERANQGTGNGPDTGGGWINGRGDNSMIMLNYYAILHDIVTSLDWWKMVPNNAITHHGTLCLANPDARQYLLYVQSGVPTLSTPKQPYHVRVIDIWTGKSRPLPDFAGGIWIGPQDLGTDVAVVFEKK from the coding sequence ATGAAGTATTTGTACAAAGACATTGTTCACCTGTTTTTCCTGCTACACCACCGTTTATTTTTAGTACATACCGTGCGTTTACTCCTTTTCCTCCTCGCTCCTACCCTTCTTTTCGCCCAACGTCCTCAGTTCAGTTTCGGCCCCGACCGGGTTGAGGTCAATCGCTACGCCGAAATCACAATGAAACTGCCGCCGTTCAGGTCGGGCAATCCGTTTACAGACGTACCGTTTTCGGGCAAGTTCGTCAACGAACAGGGCGACACCACGCGTGTGCAGGGTTTCTGTGACGCGCAGGATGGAAGCCTTCACCGGCTGCGGTTTATGCCGACCAAATCAGGGCCGTATCGGTTTATTATTTCGGCAGAAGTAAACAAGCGACCGTTTACCTATGCGGGCAGTTTTACGGCAGTCTACGCCGGGCATCGGGGCATGATTCGCGTCGACAAACAGCACCCGGCGCATTTTGTGTACGATGGCACCAGCGAGCATTATTTCTGGAACAGCACCACCGCTTACTGGCTCATGGGCTGGCGCGACGAACAAACCATCCGCGAGGCCATTGACCGGCTGGCCCGGCTGAAAATCAACCGGATGCGCGTGGTAATAAACGGGCGGCAGGACGATGGTAAACGCTGGGCCGAACCGTGGGTGAAAGAAAGCCGCAACTTCACCTATAAGCTAAACCCGTGGGTAGCGCAGGACCCCGAAAGTCTTGATACGCCCGGCTTCGACGTGACGCGCTTCAATGTAGCGCACTGGCAACGCATGGACCGGATGCTGGCCTACGCCCGCGATAAAGGCATCAATGTCTCCATTATTTTCTACGTCGATGGGCTGGAACACGGCTCCGACCCGTTCAAAAAAGTCAACATGGGTAGCCCCGACGAGCAGCGGTATTACCAGTATGCCGTGAACCGATTTGCGGCTTTTCCGAACGTGATGTGGGACATTACGAACGAGTACCACCTCTTCCGAAATGAAGCTTGGGCCGAAACAATGGGCAAATTTCTACGCGACGCTGACCCTTACGACCACCTTACGTCGATTCATGGCAACGCCGATTTCCCGTTCCGGGCGGCCAACTGGGTTGATTTCGTCATGTTTCAGAACTGGGACGAGTGCGGGGGATACTATGCCATGCTGCAAAACCGCGACCGGCAAGCGAAAACGGGCGTTATAAAGCCGCAGATTAATGAAGAATACGGCTACGAAGACCACTACCCCGAATGGGGCTGCGGGCCGCTGGGCAAGCGGGTAGCACCAGCCCGCGATGCCAAAAGTCGCACCCGGCTGGCCTGGGAGATTACGATGGCGGGCGGCTACCAAACTACCGGCGAACGCGCCAATCAGGGTACTGGCAACGGCCCCGACACGGGCGGAGGCTGGATAAACGGGCGGGGCGACAACAGCATGATTATGCTTAACTACTACGCCATTCTGCACGACATTGTTACCTCGCTCGACTGGTGGAAAATGGTGCCGAACAACGCCATTACGCACCACGGCACCCTCTGCCTCGCCAACCCCGACGCCCGGCAGTACCTGCTCTACGTACAGTCGGGCGTACCAACGCTCAGTACGCCCAAACAACCATACCACGTCCGCGTCATCGACATCTGGACAGGAAAAAGTCGCCCTCTGCCTGACTTTGCCGGTGGCATCTGGATTGGCCCGCAGGATTTAGGGACAGATGTAGCGGTCGTATTTGAAAAAAAGTAG
- a CDS encoding DUF5074 domain-containing protein yields MHTSTKSVLAMLLALSLWNCTTSEPEPTPYESGVFVLNTGNFLDNNGSISFLPRDAKTASTDIFNAVNSRTLTGGVQDYAEIDGKGAILVDNSTSGQDKIEIVEAGTFRSLGTIGSPDVENPRYVVQAGRNKAYVTCWGATGSGANFFANPGYVLVLNMASRTVAKRIALPKGAERIVVVGNEAYVGNAAGDRTLTIINTDTDEIKTPALEVGSNTNPQAVDADGKLWAYTSGTKEMVRINTTAKVIEKRLRVGAANASRSPSSITLSQDRRTFYYVNSFFDPADNFRQKGETYQFRIDAAEIPAATPVVRRLFTGLGIDPQTNTLYAGVTPSFKQAGFVLRYRLSGSTATLIDSVRAEIAPSRFFFR; encoded by the coding sequence ATGCATACATCAACTAAATCAGTACTGGCCATGCTACTGGCCCTTAGTCTGTGGAACTGCACCACCAGCGAACCCGAACCAACACCTTACGAATCAGGCGTTTTCGTGCTGAATACGGGCAACTTCTTAGATAACAACGGCTCCATTTCATTCTTGCCGCGCGACGCAAAAACGGCATCGACCGATATTTTCAATGCCGTAAATAGCCGGACGCTGACAGGCGGAGTGCAGGATTACGCCGAAATCGACGGGAAAGGCGCGATTCTGGTCGATAACAGCACGTCGGGGCAGGACAAAATCGAGATTGTAGAAGCCGGTACGTTCAGGTCGCTCGGCACGATTGGCAGCCCTGACGTAGAAAACCCGCGTTATGTGGTGCAGGCGGGGCGAAACAAAGCGTATGTTACGTGCTGGGGAGCAACGGGCAGCGGGGCCAATTTTTTTGCCAATCCGGGCTATGTGCTGGTGCTGAACATGGCGAGCCGCACCGTTGCCAAACGGATCGCCCTGCCCAAAGGAGCCGAGCGCATCGTAGTCGTGGGCAACGAAGCTTACGTGGGCAATGCCGCCGGAGACCGCACCCTGACCATTATCAATACCGATACCGACGAAATTAAAACGCCAGCCTTAGAAGTGGGCAGCAATACCAATCCACAAGCCGTTGACGCCGACGGAAAACTGTGGGCTTACACGTCGGGAACGAAAGAAATGGTGCGCATTAACACTACAGCTAAGGTGATCGAAAAGCGGTTGCGCGTAGGAGCCGCCAACGCCAGTCGTTCGCCCAGTTCGATTACGTTGAGCCAGGACCGACGCACGTTCTACTACGTCAACTCGTTTTTCGACCCGGCTGATAATTTCCGGCAAAAGGGCGAAACCTACCAGTTCCGTATCGACGCTGCCGAAATACCTGCCGCAACGCCTGTGGTTCGCCGACTATTCACGGGCTTGGGTATCGATCCTCAGACGAATACGCTTTACGCGGGCGTGACGCCGTCGTTCAAGCAGGCCGGGTTTGTGCTGCGTTACCGGCTCAGTGGCTCGACGGCCACGCTGATCGATTCGGTTCGGGCCGAGATTGCCCCGTCGCGGTTTTTCTTCCGGTAA
- a CDS encoding TonB-dependent receptor plug domain-containing protein: MIKRTPYWWVTLFVGVGAISGVGAQPNASLPDSSGESGVQSLSVVTVRAITPERFLAGQKRQLIDSTTLLQFRFGSLTDLLTFNTPLAFKNYGPGQLATVAFRGTSANHTAVLWNGININQPNLGQSDFSTLPVAGFDRLAVQYGSSASVVGSDAVGGSVLLGSGPVDMSGLRVTLGQQVASFRNSQTQLGLRYGSALGRNWQVSGKSFAYRSQLNNDYPYRERRNYFVEQSQTAQRGLVQDLFFRHKSGNVLSVNAWLTDNDLVVSPQDTVSRTRTRTQATRLLTSYETDRLTLRLGWLRDRFDYAVGNFNQNDRTRTDRFIGRAEREFALWPGRSAMQLNLRLGGEWSHFRTYTDGYGGQLITENRQDLYALLRLQTARWLVSANIRQAFVTGFNPPLTPSLGAEYTLLRREGLTLTAKGSVGRSYRVPTLNERYWQRLGNPNLRPENGLNAEAGLVATVPLSEYLRLTADATVYRNRVDNWSYWNPDFGYRVENLQLVVARGGELTATLIYARNGWQMGTRAGYALSRSSQERAYSTYAQDVVGKQLPYVPVHMATFNTWAGYGKTRLTIQTQAMSRQYTTFDESRFFNAVVLTNVLLESRQTLGPVAVRIQGQVNNLFDALTFSVKRNAMPGRNLAVNVIMEL, from the coding sequence GTGATAAAACGAACCCCATACTGGTGGGTTACGCTGTTCGTTGGTGTTGGGGCCATATCCGGCGTCGGCGCACAACCGAACGCATCATTGCCTGATTCGTCCGGCGAATCAGGTGTGCAGTCGCTGTCGGTGGTGACGGTCCGGGCCATCACGCCCGAACGATTTCTGGCGGGGCAAAAACGGCAACTTATTGACTCCACCACGCTGCTTCAGTTTCGGTTTGGCTCGCTCACCGACCTGCTGACGTTTAACACCCCGTTAGCGTTTAAAAACTACGGCCCCGGTCAGTTGGCAACGGTGGCCTTTCGCGGCACGTCGGCCAACCATACGGCGGTACTCTGGAACGGCATCAACATCAATCAGCCCAACCTCGGCCAGTCTGATTTTTCGACATTGCCCGTGGCCGGATTCGACCGGCTGGCGGTGCAGTATGGCTCGTCGGCCAGCGTAGTCGGGTCCGATGCGGTGGGTGGCAGCGTGCTGCTCGGCAGTGGGCCGGTCGATATGAGCGGCCTGCGTGTGACGCTGGGGCAGCAGGTGGCAAGCTTCCGAAACAGTCAGACGCAGCTTGGGCTACGTTACGGCAGTGCGCTGGGCCGGAACTGGCAGGTGTCGGGGAAGTCGTTCGCGTACCGGAGTCAGCTCAACAACGATTATCCCTACCGCGAACGGCGCAACTACTTTGTCGAACAGTCGCAGACGGCGCAGCGCGGGCTGGTGCAGGATTTGTTTTTCCGTCACAAAAGTGGCAACGTACTGTCGGTGAATGCGTGGCTGACGGACAACGACCTCGTGGTGTCGCCCCAGGATACGGTATCGCGTACCCGCACCCGCACACAGGCCACCCGGTTGCTAACGAGTTACGAAACCGACCGGCTCACGCTCCGGCTCGGCTGGCTGCGCGACCGCTTCGATTATGCTGTGGGTAACTTCAATCAGAACGACCGCACCCGTACCGACCGTTTTATTGGCCGCGCCGAACGGGAATTTGCCTTGTGGCCGGGTCGGTCGGCGATGCAGCTAAACCTGCGGCTTGGTGGCGAATGGTCGCACTTTCGGACCTATACCGATGGCTACGGCGGGCAGTTGATTACCGAAAACCGACAGGACTTGTATGCACTGCTGCGGCTGCAAACGGCCCGCTGGCTCGTATCGGCCAACATTCGGCAGGCGTTCGTGACGGGCTTCAACCCGCCCCTGACGCCTTCGTTGGGAGCCGAGTACACGCTGCTGCGCCGGGAAGGTCTGACGCTGACTGCCAAAGGCTCGGTTGGGCGCAGCTACCGCGTACCAACGCTGAACGAACGCTACTGGCAACGGTTGGGCAACCCTAACCTGCGGCCCGAAAATGGCCTGAATGCCGAGGCCGGGCTGGTGGCAACTGTACCACTGTCGGAATACCTCAGACTGACTGCCGATGCTACTGTATACCGCAACCGCGTTGACAACTGGTCGTACTGGAACCCCGATTTTGGCTACCGGGTCGAAAATTTGCAATTGGTGGTGGCACGCGGGGGGGAACTAACGGCTACGCTCATCTACGCCCGCAACGGCTGGCAGATGGGCACACGGGCGGGTTACGCCCTCTCGCGCTCGTCGCAGGAGCGGGCCTACAGCACCTACGCGCAGGATGTAGTTGGCAAACAACTGCCCTACGTGCCGGTGCATATGGCTACGTTCAACACCTGGGCCGGGTACGGCAAAACCCGCCTGACGATACAGACGCAGGCTATGTCGCGGCAGTACACGACGTTCGATGAAAGTCGGTTTTTCAACGCCGTCGTGCTGACCAATGTGCTGCTCGAAAGCCGCCAGACGCTTGGCCCTGTGGCGGTGCGGATACAGGGACAGGTAAATAATCTGTTCGACGCGCTGACGTTTAGCGTGAAACGAAACGCCATGCCGGGGCGAAATCTGGCTGTGAATGTTATTATGGAGTTATGA
- a CDS encoding Uma2 family endonuclease, with protein MIMPINLPVQDSRLSDDELFAFCQMNPKLRIERDADGQIYINMPTGIEGSFRNFDIGMEVGLWNRQTKLGRVSDSNGGYTLPDTSMRAPDVAWVSHERLATVSPDDLKKFAHVCPDFVIELASESDDLVHLKKKMSQYIKNGVRLGWLIDPFGKQTLVYRPGQETTTMLFVDTLTGEDVLPGFTLRLSDLL; from the coding sequence ATGATCATGCCTATTAATCTGCCCGTTCAGGATAGTCGCCTGTCAGACGATGAACTGTTTGCGTTCTGCCAGATGAATCCCAAACTCCGCATCGAACGCGATGCAGACGGGCAGATATACATCAATATGCCCACCGGAATAGAAGGTAGTTTTCGCAATTTCGATATTGGTATGGAGGTCGGTTTATGGAACCGGCAAACAAAGTTAGGCCGAGTCTCCGACTCGAACGGCGGCTACACGTTGCCCGACACGTCGATGCGTGCGCCCGATGTGGCCTGGGTTAGCCACGAACGGTTGGCTACGGTATCGCCTGATGACCTGAAAAAATTCGCCCACGTCTGCCCCGATTTCGTTATCGAGCTGGCGTCTGAATCTGATGATCTGGTGCATTTGAAAAAGAAGATGAGCCAGTATATAAAAAACGGTGTTCGGCTGGGCTGGCTCATTGATCCATTTGGTAAGCAAACGCTTGTTTACCGCCCCGGACAGGAAACGACAACCATGCTATTTGTGGACACACTAACTGGCGAAGATGTCTTGCCCGGTTTTACGTTAAGGCTGAGTGATTTGTTGTAG
- a CDS encoding M16 family metallopeptidase: protein MKHIILFLLLAGAATAQTFKVPPYQKFKLKNGLTIYLMEQREVPLINVSAVFDAGAVQDGNRYGLANMTADALLFGSAKYTKAQLEEKAEYVGADLSTYAGKEVAKVSASFAVKDQDLLFDMIQDVLTKPTFDAAEFDKYKQRQLLTLTQQKESPRAVVNNYFNRLVFNAHPYANPIAGTPSAVSAITASDARQFYQTYYTADRAAIAVVGDFNTADMKKRLTALFGGWKTAAASAPKLTEPTVSFDKSRVLLVNKDDARETTFLIGGKGITQNNPDFIPVTVVNTILGGRFTSWLNDALRVNSGLTYGAGSRFGTYRNSGTFAISTFTKVSTTTEAIDLALVVLDSLHKTGIDEKTLTSAKNYVKADFPPRYESASELAGLLTDMFSLGFDESFINNFQKNVDGLTVAKTRQIIDQYFPKNNLQFVLIGKADAIRDKVKKYGTVTEREIKAEGF from the coding sequence ATGAAACACATCATTCTCTTTCTGCTCCTTGCCGGAGCCGCTACGGCGCAGACGTTCAAGGTGCCGCCGTACCAGAAGTTCAAACTCAAAAACGGGCTGACCATCTACCTGATGGAGCAGCGCGAAGTGCCGCTCATTAACGTGTCGGCGGTGTTTGATGCCGGAGCCGTGCAGGATGGCAACCGCTACGGTTTAGCCAATATGACCGCCGATGCGCTGCTGTTCGGTAGCGCGAAATACACAAAAGCCCAGCTTGAGGAGAAAGCCGAGTACGTTGGTGCCGACCTGAGCACTTACGCAGGTAAAGAAGTGGCTAAAGTATCGGCTTCGTTTGCCGTAAAAGACCAGGATTTGCTGTTCGACATGATTCAGGACGTGCTGACGAAGCCTACGTTCGACGCTGCCGAGTTCGACAAATACAAACAGCGGCAACTGCTTACGCTCACACAGCAGAAAGAAAGCCCCCGCGCCGTGGTGAACAATTATTTCAACCGGCTGGTCTTCAACGCGCACCCCTATGCCAACCCCATTGCCGGAACGCCCTCGGCGGTGTCGGCCATTACAGCCAGCGATGCGCGGCAATTTTACCAGACCTACTACACCGCCGACCGGGCGGCCATTGCCGTTGTGGGCGATTTCAATACTGCCGACATGAAAAAACGGTTGACCGCTCTGTTTGGCGGCTGGAAAACGGCGGCAGCATCGGCCCCGAAATTGACCGAGCCAACCGTATCGTTCGACAAAAGCCGGGTGCTGCTGGTCAACAAAGACGATGCCCGCGAAACCACGTTCCTGATTGGGGGAAAAGGTATTACCCAAAATAACCCCGACTTTATTCCGGTTACGGTGGTCAATACTATTCTGGGCGGGCGATTTACGTCGTGGCTCAACGACGCCCTGCGCGTGAATTCGGGCCTGACCTACGGCGCGGGAAGCCGCTTCGGTACATACCGAAACAGCGGCACGTTCGCCATTTCGACGTTTACGAAGGTTAGCACGACGACCGAAGCTATCGACCTCGCGCTGGTCGTACTCGACAGCCTGCACAAAACTGGTATCGACGAAAAAACACTGACCTCGGCCAAAAACTACGTCAAAGCCGACTTCCCGCCCCGCTACGAATCGGCATCGGAACTGGCCGGCCTGCTGACCGATATGTTCAGCTTAGGTTTCGATGAGTCGTTCATCAACAATTTCCAGAAGAACGTCGACGGGTTGACAGTGGCAAAAACGCGCCAGATTATCGACCAGTATTTTCCGAAGAACAACCTGCAATTCGTGCTGATTGGCAAAGCCGACGCCATTCGCGACAAGGTAAAAAAATACGGCACCGTTACGGAGCGGGAAATCAAAGCCGAAGGTTTTTAG